CGGCGCTCACCGAGGCCACCGCCGCGTACGAGCCGGACCTGGTGGTCTCCGCCGGGTTCATGAAGATCGTGGGCGAGCGGTTCATCGACCGCTTCGGCGGCCGGTTCATCAACACGCACCCCGCCCTGCTGCCCGCCTTCCCCGGCGCGCACGGCGTACGGGACGCCCTCGCGTACGGCGCGAAGGTCACCGGGTGCACGGTCCACTTCGTGGACACCGGCGTGGACACCGGTCCGATCATCGCTCAGGGTGTGGTCGGGATCCGGGACGAGGACGACGAAGCCGCTCTCCATGAGCGCATCAAGGAAGTCGAGCGCACGCTGCTCGTCGATGTCGTGGGGCGCCTGGCCCGGCACGGCTACCGCATTGAGGGACGAAAGGTAACAATCCAGTGACCGCCGTAGAGACCGCAGAGAGCAACGACCCCGTGACGACCCAGCGGCCGATCCGGCGCGCGCTCGTCAGCGTCTACGACAAGACGGGACTGGAAGAGCTGGCCCGCGGCCTGCACGAGGCGGGCGTCACCCTCGTCTCCACCGGCTCCACCGCCTCGAAGATCGCCGCCGCCGGGGTGCCCGTCACCAAGGTCGAGGAGCTGACCGGCTTCCCCGAGTGCCTGGACGGCCGGGTC
This is a stretch of genomic DNA from Streptomyces sp. NBC_00536. It encodes these proteins:
- the purN gene encoding phosphoribosylglycinamide formyltransferase, with the translated sequence MAASRLVVLVSGSGTNLQALLDAVDLGAEVVAVGADRENIVGLERAEKAGIPTFVCPVKGYASRAEWDAALTEATAAYEPDLVVSAGFMKIVGERFIDRFGGRFINTHPALLPAFPGAHGVRDALAYGAKVTGCTVHFVDTGVDTGPIIAQGVVGIRDEDDEAALHERIKEVERTLLVDVVGRLARHGYRIEGRKVTIQ